In Populus alba chromosome 1, ASM523922v2, whole genome shotgun sequence, a single window of DNA contains:
- the LOC118038619 gene encoding acyl-CoA-binding protein: MGLQEEFQEHAEKAKTLPENTTNENKLILYGLYKQATVGPVNTSRPGIFNMRDRAKWDAWKAVEGKSKEEAMSDYITKVKQLLEEAAASA; this comes from the exons ATGGGTTTGCAG GAGGAATTTCAGGAGCATGCTGAGAAAGCCAAGACTCTGccagaaaatacaacaaatgAGAACAAACTTATCCTCTATGGACTCTACAAGCAAGCCACTGTTGGACCAGTGAACACCA GCCGCCCTGGAATTTTCAACATGAGGGACAGGGCAAAGTGGGATGCATGGAAGGCTGTTGAAG GAAAATCCAAGGAGGAAGCAATGAGTGACTATATCACCAAGGTTAAGCAGTTGCTGGAAGAAGCTGCTGCTTCTGCCTAG
- the LOC118038614 gene encoding pentatricopeptide repeat-containing protein At3g61360, producing the protein MLSLLFLKKTYSTNHHLFQIPKRLFVALSSTATSTQSIEVERIARIINDHPFPNQPLHPTLTHHIPPTLLTTAFVENVLGRLFAAHSNGLKALEFFKYSLNNQTHFSPSPDSFEKTLHILARMRYFDKAWDLMVEIGKTHPFLLTLKSMSIMLCKIAKFQSYEETLDAFEKMEKRVFVGRKFAVEEFNVLLRAFCTVRKLKEAKSVVVKMHERFPPNVKTMNILLLGFKESRDVTAMELFYHEMVKRGFKPSSSSYGIRIDAYCKKGYFADALRIFEEMEKANCLPTLETVTTLIHGAGVARNAMKARELFDEIPKRNLQADTGAYNALISSLVKCREVKSAIQLMDGMEKNNIHYDDMTYHTMFLGLMKSVSIEGVCELYHKMIDRNFVPKTRTVVMLMKFFCVNSQIDLGLNFWGYLVGKGYCPHHHALDLLVTGLCSRGRSHEAFKCSKQSLERGIHVSEAVYRMLERFLLQSNMTDKLGELNQMIEKLQSVLPPSSGNYIHSPPSGPRCWLFKQTFVECSNRFEGREFG; encoded by the exons ATGCTCTCTTTACTGTTCTTAAAGAAAACATATAGTACTAATCACCATCTCTTCCAAATTCCCAAAAGACTATTTGTTGCTCTTAGCTCAACAGCAACATCAACTCAATCCATAGAAGTTGaaagaattgcaagaataatCAATGACCATCCATTTCCAAATCAACCTCTACATCCAACTCTCACCCACCATATTCCACCAACTCTCCTTACCACCGCTTTTGTTGAAAACGTTCTTGGCCGCCTCTTTGCTGCTCACTCTAATGGCCTTAAAGCCTTGGAATTCTTCAAATATTCGCTCAATAATCAAACCCATTTTTCCCCAAGTCCTGATTCCTTCGAAAAGACGCTTCACATACTTGCCCGGATGAGATATTTTGATAAAGCTTGGGATTTAATGGTTGAAATTGGAAAGACGCATCCTTTTTTGCTTACCCTCAAGTCTATGAGCATAATGTTATGTAAAATTGCTAAATTTCAATCTTATGAGGAGACCCTTGACGCGTTTGAGAAAATGGAGAAGAGGGTTTTTGTTGGGAGGAAATTTGCCGTTGAAGAGTTTAATGTGTTACTTCGGGCGTTTTGCACTGTGAGGAAATTGAAAGAGGCGAAATCTGTGGTTGTAAAGATGCATGAGAGGTTCCCTCCTAATGTTAAGACCATGAATATTTTGCTGTTGGGGTTCAAGGAATCTCGGGATGTTACTGCAATGGAGTTGTTTTATCATGAGATGGTTAAGAGGGGGTTTAAGCCTAGTAGCTCAAGTTATGGTATTAGGATTGATGCTTACTGTAAAAAGGGTTATTTTGCTGATGCTTTGAGGATTtttgaagaaatggagaagGCTAATTGCTTGCCGACATTGGAAACAGTCACCACGTTGATTCACGGAGCAGGGGTTGCTCGAAACGCAATGAAAGCCAGGGAGTTGTTTGATGAAATTCCTAAGAGGAATTTGCAAGCTGATACTGGGGCATATAATGCACTGATTAGCTCACTAGTTAAGTGTAGGGAAGTGAAGTCTGCCATTCAGTTGATGGATGGGATGGAAAAGAACAATATTCATTATGATGATATGACCTATCATACAATGTTTTTAGGCTTGATGAAATCAGTTAGTATTGAGGGGGTTTGTGAGCTTTATCACAAGATGATTGATAGAAATTTCGTTCCCAAAACACGAACTGTGGTTATGCTGATGAAATTCTTCTGCGTGAATAGCCAGATTGATCTGGGTTTGAATTTTTGGGGATATCTGGTGGGGAAGGGGTATTGTCCTCATCATCATGCATTGGACCTTTTGGTAACAGGATTGTGTTCTAGGGGGAGGTCGCATGAAGCTTTCAAGTGCTCCAAGCAATCATTGGAGAGAGGAATCCATGTCAGCGAAGCAGTGTATCGAATGTTGGAGAGATTCTTACTACAATCTAACATGACGGACAAGCTGGGGGAGCTCAATCAGATGATAGAGAAGTTACAATCTGTTTTGCCCCCATCAAGTGGGAATTATATTCATAGTCCTCCCTCTG GTCCCAGATGCTGGTTGTTTAAACAAACTTTTGTTGAATGCTCCAATAGATTTGAGGGTAGAGAATTTGGATAA
- the LOC118038617 gene encoding uncharacterized protein yields MGRGRGRGRGGGGGGGGGEAELHAAARLGDMKAMETIVSSNPLAINSRDKHSRTPLHLAAWSGQAEAVTYLCKHKADVGAAAMDDMGAIHFASQKGHLEVVRTLLSSGASIKASTRKGLTPLHYGVQGSHLELVKYLVKKGASLTVKTKAGMNPLDLATNEEIRLFLEESEKTPKKETLNGKDKAEVSEPKTSLEDKSEYSGGEATAGEHEEQVNESVKRKGETDDTKETSSELKRARVALNHLLSSDDTQEEENL; encoded by the exons ATGGGTAGAGGCAGAGGCAGAggcagaggaggaggaggaggaggaggaggaggagaagccGAGCTTCACGCGGCAGCGAGGTTAGGTGACATGAAAGCGATGGAGACAATTGTCAGCTCAAACCCTTTGGCTATTAACTCTAGAGATAAGCACTCTAGAACTCC ATTGCATTTAGCTGCATGGTCTGGGCAGGCAGAGGCAGTGACTTATCTCTGCAAGCACAAGGCTGATGTTGGCGCTGCTGCCATGGATGACATGGGAGCAATTCACTTTGCTTCCCAAAAGGGTCATTTAGAAGTTGTCCGCACTCTGCTTTCATCCGGGGCTTCCATCAAAGCTTCCACCAGAAAGGGCCTCACTCCGCTTCACTATGGTGTTCAAGGGTCCCATCTTGAGCTAGTCAAATACTTGGTAAAGAAAGGAGCAAGCCTTACTGTCAAGACAAAAGCAGGAATGAACCCTCTTGATCTTGCAACCAATGAAGAAATCCGCCTGTTTCTGGAAGAAAGTGAAAAGACACCGAAGAAAGAAACCCTGAATGGAAAAGACAAAGCTGAAGTATCTGAACCAAAGACATCATTGGAGGATAAATCAGAGTATTCTGGTGGCGAAGCTACTGCTGGGGAGCATGAAGAACAAGTGAATGAAAGTGTTAAGAGGAAGGGTGAAACAGATGATACCAAGGAAACCTCGTCAGAACTGAAGAGAGCAAGAGTTGCACTTAATCATCTTCTGAGCTCAGACGACACTCAGGAAGAAGAAAACCTGTGA
- the LOC118038618 gene encoding LOW QUALITY PROTEIN: ATP-dependent Clp protease proteolytic subunit 4, chloroplastic-like (The sequence of the model RefSeq protein was modified relative to this genomic sequence to represent the inferred CDS: inserted 1 base in 1 codon), whose product MHSATMAIYDVVQLVRADVSTVALGIAASAASIILGGGTKGKHXIDLLEPGGASGQAINVEIQAREIMQNKNNVIRIVAGFTGRTIEQVQKDIDRDRYMSPIEAVEYGIIDGVLDRDSTIPLAPVPERVTPTLNYEDIMRKDPMKFLNPDVPDDEIY is encoded by the exons ATGCACAGTGCTACAATGGCTATCTATGATGTGGTGCAGCTTGTGAGGGCTGATGTTTCCACAGTTGCTCTTGGCATTGCAGCATCAGCAGCTTCTATAATTCTTGGTGGTGGAACGAAAGGCAAGC TCATCGACCTCTTGGAGCCTGGAGGAGCTAGTGGGCAGGCAATAAATGTGGAAATTCAAGCACGAGAAATTATGCAAAACAAGAATAATGTAATTAGAATTGTTGCAGGTTTCACTGGTCGCACAATCGAGCAAGTGCAAAAGGATATTGATAGAGATCGATACATGTCTCCAATTGAAGCAGTTGAATATGGCATAATTGATGGAGTTCTTGATAGAGATAGCACCATTCCTCTGGCTCCAGTGCCAGAAAGAGTGACACCAACCCTGAATTATGAGGACATTATGCGTAAAGATCCAATGAAATTCTTGAATCCAGATGTCCCTGATGATGAGATATACTAG
- the LOC118038615 gene encoding uncharacterized protein has protein sequence MEGMTEANDQAENTRSIRDLPPAHYTFKIENFSLFSNTKVDSVESGDFEVDSYKWRLCLHPNGNKKSNGDGHISLYLAFSKSNSPPLGWEVNVDFKLFVYNQIHDKYLTIQDANGRVRRFHGMKTEIGFDQLLPLTLFNDESKGYLIDDCCMFGAEIFVIKHTSKGECLSLVKQPVHSTFTWNIQNFSALDRESCKSQVFAAGGHKWALLVYPKGNSTFEGKSLSLFLTLEDSETLPSGRTMYAEFTLRARDQLFGKHLEKNANCHFSNSIRDWGHLSFMPLDELNTLAKGFLVNNTLVVEAQIHVLTVVKELSGSCADMHGKT, from the exons ATGGAAGGAATGACGGAAGCTAATGATCAAGCAGAAAACACAAGGTCAATAAGGGATCTTCCACCAGCTCACTACACATTTAAGATCGAAAACTTCTCCCTATTTTCAAATACGAAGGTAGACAGCGTCGAATCAGGTGACTTTGAAGTTGACAGCTACAAATG gaGATTATGCCTCCATCCTAATGGAAACAAGAAAAGCAATGGGGATGGACACATATCTCTATATTTAGCATTTTCCAAATCGAATTCCCCCCCTCTTGGTTGGGAAGTCAACGTGGACTTCAAGCTGTTTGTTTATAACCAAATCCACGACAAGTACTTGACCATCCAAG ATGCTAATGGGAGGGTGAGACGCTTTCATGGAATGAAAACAGAAATAGGTTTTGATCAATTACTTCCACTGACTCTCTTCAATGACGAGTCAAAGGGATATCTAATCGATGACTGTTGCATGTTTGGAGCTgagatttttgttataaaacatACCAGCAAAGGTGAATGCTTGTCCCTGGTGAAGCAACCTGTCCACAGCACTTTCACCTGGAACATTCAAAACTTTTCAGCACTAGATCGAGAATCTTGCAAGTCCCAAGTGTTCGCTGCTGGAGGGCACAAATG GGCTCTGTTGGTTTATCCCAAAGGGAATTCAACATTTGAAGGCAAAAGCTTGTCTCTCTTCTTAACCCTGGAGGATTCTGAAACCCTTCCATCTGGACGAACAATGTATGCAGAATTCACGCTGCGCGCGAGGGACCAACTTTTCGGAAAACACCTCGAGAAAAATG CTAACTGCCATTTTTCTAATTCAATCAGAGATTGGGGTCACCTGAGCTTTATGCCTCTCGATGAGCTCAATACTCTTGCAAAGGGATTTCTGGTTAATAATACTTTGGTTGTTGAGGCACAAATTCATGTGCTTACGGTGGTCAAGGAACTCTCCGGGAGCTGTGCTGATATGCATGGCAAGACCTaa